Proteins encoded together in one Chryseobacterium sp. G0201 window:
- the glmS gene encoding glutamine--fructose-6-phosphate transaminase (isomerizing), with product MCGIVGYTGFQDAYEVVINGLRRLEYRGYDSAGIVLEDKNNKLEVEKTKGKVEDLVNVASHLKGTATIGMGHTRWATHGVPSDRNSHPHLSNNGKIAIIHNGIIENYDTIKKMLSEKGFTFKSETDTEILVNLIQYFMDLNVEMDFPTAVRYALNEVYGAYAITVMHEDYPGVLVVGRLGSPLAIGIGDKEYFIASDASPFVEFTKEAIYLEEGHMATISLENGVDIRTINDNSKIEPEIQKLKMSLEQIEKGGYEHFMLKEIFEQPKSVHDTMRGRLIVEEGVIKMAGIWDHVEKFKNANRIIIIACGTSWHAGLIGEYLIEEYARIPVEVEYASEFRYRNPIITDKDVVIAISQSGETADTMAALKLAKEKGAFIYGICNVVDSSIARITDAGSYTHAGPEIGVASTKAFTAQLTILSLIALKLGKHNGNLGNAEFMSLIAELDAIPKKIEDVLSATHELTQNIAKDFVDATNFLYLGRGYNYPAALEGALKLKEISYIHAEGYPAAEMKHGPIALIDENMPIVIIAPKKGHYDKIVSNVQEIKARKGKIIAVVNRGDTQVSEMADYVIEIPETSECFSPIVASVPLQLLAYYIAVYRGANVDQPRNLAKSVTVE from the coding sequence ATGTGTGGAATAGTAGGATATACAGGCTTTCAAGACGCTTACGAAGTAGTAATTAATGGTCTTAGAAGATTAGAATATAGAGGATATGATAGTGCAGGAATTGTTCTTGAAGATAAAAATAACAAGCTTGAAGTTGAAAAAACAAAAGGTAAGGTAGAAGATCTTGTTAATGTTGCAAGCCATTTAAAAGGAACGGCTACAATAGGAATGGGACACACCCGTTGGGCAACTCACGGTGTTCCAAGTGATAGAAACTCTCACCCGCATTTGTCAAATAATGGTAAGATAGCAATCATTCATAATGGTATCATTGAAAATTATGATACGATTAAAAAAATGCTTTCTGAAAAAGGATTTACATTTAAATCTGAAACAGATACTGAAATATTGGTAAATCTTATTCAGTATTTTATGGATCTTAATGTTGAAATGGATTTTCCAACAGCTGTAAGATATGCTCTTAACGAAGTGTATGGAGCTTATGCAATTACAGTAATGCATGAAGATTATCCCGGAGTATTGGTTGTTGGAAGATTAGGTTCTCCACTAGCAATCGGTATCGGAGATAAAGAATACTTTATTGCTTCTGATGCTTCTCCTTTTGTAGAATTTACAAAAGAAGCGATCTATTTAGAGGAAGGGCACATGGCAACTATTTCACTGGAAAATGGAGTGGATATCAGAACAATCAATGATAATTCTAAAATTGAGCCTGAGATTCAGAAGCTTAAAATGAGTCTGGAGCAGATTGAAAAAGGTGGTTACGAGCACTTTATGCTTAAAGAGATTTTTGAGCAGCCAAAATCTGTACACGACACAATGAGAGGTCGATTGATCGTTGAGGAAGGCGTAATTAAAATGGCCGGAATCTGGGATCATGTTGAAAAATTCAAAAATGCAAACAGAATCATCATTATTGCTTGTGGAACTTCTTGGCATGCAGGTCTTATTGGCGAATATCTGATCGAAGAATATGCGAGAATTCCTGTAGAAGTAGAGTATGCATCAGAATTTAGATACAGAAATCCAATTATTACAGATAAAGATGTAGTGATTGCAATTTCTCAATCTGGAGAGACTGCTGATACAATGGCAGCTTTAAAACTTGCTAAAGAAAAAGGAGCATTTATATATGGTATATGTAATGTGGTAGATTCGTCTATTGCAAGAATTACAGATGCGGGTTCTTATACACATGCAGGACCAGAAATTGGGGTGGCTTCTACAAAAGCGTTTACAGCTCAACTTACCATTCTTAGTTTAATTGCGCTTAAATTAGGTAAACATAATGGTAACCTAGGAAATGCCGAATTTATGAGCTTAATTGCTGAATTGGATGCTATTCCTAAGAAAATAGAAGATGTTCTTAGTGCTACTCATGAATTAACTCAGAATATCGCAAAAGACTTCGTAGATGCTACTAATTTCCTTTATTTAGGAAGAGGATACAATTATCCGGCAGCTCTTGAAGGGGCTTTAAAACTAAAAGAAATCTCTTATATTCATGCTGAAGGATATCCTGCCGCAGAAATGAAGCACGGACCAATTGCATTAATTGACGAAAACATGCCAATTGTTATCATTGCTCCTAAAAAAGGACACTATGATAAAATTGTAAGTAATGTTCAGGAAATTAAGGCTAGAAAAGGAAAAATTATTGCTGTAGTAAATAGAGGAGATACACAGGTTAGCGAAATGGCAGACTATGTTATTGAAATTCCAGAGACTTCAGAATGTTTCTCACCAATTGTTGCATCAGTACCTTTACAGCTTTTAGCTTATTATATCGCTGTATATAGAGGTGCAAATGTAGATCAACCGAGAAACCTTGCGAAATCTGTAACTGTGGAATAA
- the gldK gene encoding gliding motility lipoprotein GldK, with amino-acid sequence MKRIFLLLLSASVASVSCSGGGSSSVGKPGTKGELIPREKTKSFVAERPFGMVAIPAGSFVAGLADQDPTNTPEKAALKTVTVSSFFMDEAETTNAEYRVFINYVRDSIARTLLAEAAGEGGEGGGKGASIGDYAYLAKKEENLTPYQEYLEGQGGRDDGGFDASKRLDWKIPLHWNTTKYPDVEYAEVLESLYLPASSRMGSERILDVSKLKYNYQWGDMDAALADNERGVNFLKSESIAIYPDTTVWVKDFHFAYNEPLFEQYFWHKAYKDYPVVGVTWDQARAYCNFRSKLKSDYNESLKRRKQRPLQFRLPTEIEWEYAARGGMQNATYPWGGPYLMDDRGCYLANFKPKRGNYMEDDKKGTYTYAAPVKKFKKNGFGLFDMAGNVSEWTESGYNNSSYGFSSTLNPSTKDKTDTKKSVRGGSWKDVGYMLMTGARDWERKDSARSYIGFRTIQDIPEAAVKPRRVNR; translated from the coding sequence ATGAAAAGGATATTTCTTTTATTATTGTCTGCGTCGGTAGCGTCGGTATCTTGTTCAGGTGGTGGAAGCTCTTCTGTAGGGAAGCCAGGAACAAAAGGAGAATTGATACCAAGAGAAAAAACAAAATCATTTGTTGCGGAAAGACCATTCGGAATGGTGGCAATTCCTGCAGGATCGTTTGTTGCTGGTTTAGCAGACCAGGATCCAACAAATACTCCTGAAAAAGCAGCATTGAAAACTGTGACTGTCTCTTCTTTCTTCATGGACGAAGCTGAAACTACTAATGCAGAATACAGGGTGTTTATCAACTATGTAAGAGATTCGATTGCTAGAACTCTACTTGCTGAAGCTGCAGGAGAAGGTGGTGAAGGTGGTGGTAAAGGTGCAAGCATAGGAGATTATGCATACCTTGCTAAAAAAGAAGAAAACTTAACACCATATCAAGAGTATTTAGAGGGACAAGGAGGTAGAGATGATGGCGGATTTGATGCAAGCAAGAGATTAGACTGGAAAATTCCTTTACATTGGAATACGACCAAATATCCTGATGTAGAATATGCAGAAGTATTAGAATCTTTATATTTACCTGCTTCTTCAAGAATGGGTAGCGAAAGAATCTTAGATGTTAGTAAATTAAAATATAATTATCAGTGGGGAGATATGGATGCTGCACTTGCAGATAATGAGAGAGGTGTAAACTTCCTTAAAAGCGAGAGTATTGCAATCTATCCAGATACTACAGTTTGGGTAAAAGATTTCCACTTTGCTTATAACGAGCCATTATTCGAACAATATTTTTGGCACAAAGCTTACAAAGATTATCCTGTTGTTGGGGTAACTTGGGATCAAGCAAGAGCATATTGTAACTTCAGATCAAAATTAAAATCTGATTACAACGAAAGCTTGAAAAGAAGAAAACAAAGACCATTGCAGTTCCGTCTTCCAACAGAGATCGAATGGGAATATGCTGCAAGAGGAGGAATGCAAAATGCTACTTATCCTTGGGGAGGTCCTTACTTAATGGATGACAGAGGTTGCTACTTGGCAAACTTCAAACCTAAGAGAGGTAACTATATGGAAGACGATAAAAAAGGTACTTATACATATGCCGCTCCAGTAAAGAAATTTAAGAAAAACGGATTTGGATTATTTGATATGGCAGGAAACGTTTCTGAATGGACAGAGTCTGGATATAATAATTCTTCATACGGTTTCTCTTCAACTTTAAATCCTTCAACTAAAGATAAAACTGATACTAAGAAATCTGTAAGAGGTGGTTCTTGGAAAGACGTAGGGTATATGCTTATGACTGGTGCAAGAGATTGGGAAAGAAAAGATTCTGCAAGAAGTTATATCGGATTTAGAACAATCCAGGATATTCCTGAAGCAGCTGTTAAGCCAAGAAGAGTTAACAGATAA
- the gldL gene encoding gliding motility protein GldL, whose amino-acid sequence MFKTKDAWMNFFYSFGAAIVILGAWLKITHITLGPINGNIALTVGLITEAIIFIIFAFDPPKSEESYAWENVYPELLDKHANPNPIHSNISSKNGAAQFAELENSLSTKLDKMLADAKLDVQLFDRLRTGIDKFSNSVDQINQTVDVSASTHKYNDQLNKAATHMESMNALYAMQLENGKRQSEFANKYVADMQKSAEQSEKFNQELQGLTSNLNNLNRVYGGMLTAMKS is encoded by the coding sequence ATGTTTAAGACTAAAGATGCTTGGATGAATTTCTTTTATTCGTTCGGTGCTGCAATTGTAATTCTTGGAGCTTGGCTTAAAATTACTCACATTACATTAGGGCCAATCAATGGTAACATCGCTCTTACCGTGGGGCTTATTACTGAGGCAATTATCTTTATTATTTTCGCTTTTGACCCTCCAAAATCTGAAGAGTCTTATGCTTGGGAAAATGTTTACCCAGAATTATTAGATAAACATGCAAATCCTAACCCAATACATTCAAATATCTCTTCTAAAAATGGAGCTGCTCAATTTGCTGAATTAGAAAATTCTCTTTCTACAAAATTGGACAAGATGCTTGCTGATGCAAAATTAGATGTTCAGTTATTTGATAGATTAAGAACAGGTATTGACAAATTTTCAAACTCTGTAGACCAGATCAATCAAACTGTTGACGTTTCTGCTTCTACTCATAAGTATAATGATCAGTTAAACAAAGCTGCTACACACATGGAAAGCATGAATGCTCTATATGCAATGCAGTTGGAAAACGGTAAAAGACAATCAGAATTTGCTAATAAATATGTTGCAGATATGCAAAAATCTGCTGAGCAATCAGAAAAATTTAATCAGGAATTACAAGGTTTAACATCTAACTTAAATAACTTAAACAGAGTTTATGGTGGTATGTTAACTGCTATGAAGTCTTAA
- a CDS encoding GldM family protein translates to MATGKQTPRQKMINLMYLVFIAMMALNIDAEIIRSFYDSTKALNETRFLTEKKNEKIFEKTLEAKAQQVPDTYATPWEQYKVLKSKVDVLVNSAEEIKNNLKKQSEFHEKDQAGKDIDVSENFAALNNNEATMIYFFKDGDENSPTKGAMDLKTKMDDLRNYISATFGKNPQLKDLVDRANASIIAEYPQGKSPNGKTWFQNKFYHQSLIAAISNLGIIQNDARNVQSDALALLLQEKVDASIKFNNYEAIVSAPTDIQSGKKAEAVIMLGTYSNSNKISISGVSRQENGKGYIPLNTGGLGEHKLNGSITLTDATGKAQNFPYTHTYNVIAGPQEVKLEKGLLLSADKMNVMYRGLENPVSGSILGADNSKLSLSAPGATVRSTGPGKWIVSPSSGNTVKLTLSGKNPSGQTVSQVFEYRIKNVPPPQGQMRGQNVLSMPATSVPNQSVQAAIPDFDFPVSFTVNQFMVKIPGRAALLIKGSSLDDAAGLVKNLRSGDVVYIFDIKATATGLGNQQIKNISPIVININ, encoded by the coding sequence ATGGCAACAGGAAAACAGACGCCTCGTCAGAAGATGATCAACCTTATGTATTTGGTGTTCATCGCTATGATGGCCCTAAATATTGATGCGGAAATCATCAGATCATTTTATGATTCTACAAAAGCACTTAACGAGACTAGATTTTTAACTGAAAAGAAAAACGAGAAAATTTTCGAAAAAACTTTAGAGGCAAAAGCTCAGCAAGTACCGGATACTTATGCTACACCTTGGGAGCAGTACAAAGTCTTAAAATCTAAAGTAGATGTATTAGTAAATTCAGCAGAAGAGATTAAAAATAATCTTAAAAAGCAATCTGAATTTCACGAAAAAGATCAAGCTGGAAAAGATATTGATGTAAGCGAAAATTTTGCAGCACTTAATAATAATGAGGCTACAATGATATACTTCTTTAAAGACGGAGATGAAAATTCTCCAACAAAAGGAGCAATGGATTTGAAAACCAAAATGGATGATTTAAGAAATTACATTTCTGCAACTTTTGGAAAGAACCCTCAATTAAAGGATTTAGTTGATAGAGCTAATGCATCTATCATTGCAGAATATCCTCAAGGAAAATCTCCAAATGGTAAAACGTGGTTCCAGAATAAATTCTACCATCAGTCGCTTATTGCAGCAATATCAAATCTTGGAATTATCCAGAATGATGCAAGAAACGTACAGTCTGATGCATTAGCATTATTACTTCAGGAAAAAGTAGATGCGAGCATCAAGTTTAATAATTATGAAGCTATTGTTTCTGCGCCTACAGATATTCAGTCTGGTAAAAAAGCAGAAGCGGTTATTATGTTAGGAACTTATTCAAACAGTAATAAAATTAGTATCAGTGGAGTTAGCAGACAAGAAAACGGTAAAGGATATATTCCTTTAAATACTGGAGGTCTTGGTGAGCACAAACTTAATGGATCTATTACTTTAACAGATGCTACAGGAAAAGCTCAAAACTTCCCTTACACGCATACTTATAATGTAATTGCTGGTCCGCAAGAAGTAAAACTTGAAAAAGGATTATTACTTTCTGCTGATAAGATGAATGTAATGTATAGAGGACTTGAGAACCCTGTTTCAGGATCGATCTTAGGTGCCGACAATTCTAAACTTTCATTATCTGCTCCAGGTGCTACGGTAAGAAGTACAGGTCCAGGAAAATGGATTGTTAGTCCTAGCTCAGGAAATACTGTTAAATTGACACTATCAGGTAAAAATCCTAGTGGACAAACAGTTTCTCAGGTGTTTGAATACAGAATTAAAAATGTACCGCCACCACAAGGGCAAATGAGAGGTCAGAACGTATTATCTATGCCTGCAACTTCAGTACCTAACCAGTCTGTTCAGGCAGCAATACCAGATTTCGACTTCCCGGTTTCATTCACTGTTAATCAGTTTATGGTAAAAATACCTGGTAGAGCAGCATTATTGATTAAAGGTAGCAGCTTAGATGACGCAGCTGGATTGGTGAAAAACTTAAGATCAGGAGACGTAGTTTATATATTTGATATTAAAGCAACGGCTACAGGTCTAGGTAATCAGCAGATTAAAAATATATCTCCTATCGTTATCAATATTAATTAA
- the gldN gene encoding gliding motility protein GldN, whose amino-acid sequence MKKYISSLLVLVSGFAFSQTILNASSPEEFRQMRAENKQKVGDTIVDKTVKPLEYGFVDDKDILKSMFVWEIIDMNDKINQPYYYDNPDGLLATQTRSLYQLLLDAAISGKIQEVYDDENFVTKLSPEGIQKRLESVRVSDAAIDILNSGRQLTEQEKKEYTDIFKTTTDKVKVLKIMGMWFIDKRDGQMKYRPLGIAAMGPDPAVQGRTGPDGQPLVGADELIDLFWVYYPSARDVLANNFVYNRKNSSADLSFDDLLNARRFSSVIYKSSSGLGDGVIKDYIPRNAEEQIEESDRIKEQILQMENDMWNY is encoded by the coding sequence ATGAAAAAATATATAAGCAGTCTTTTAGTTTTAGTTTCGGGGTTTGCATTTTCCCAAACTATTCTAAACGCTTCTTCTCCTGAGGAGTTTAGACAGATGAGAGCTGAGAATAAACAAAAAGTTGGAGATACTATCGTTGACAAAACAGTGAAGCCCTTGGAATATGGTTTTGTTGATGATAAAGATATCTTGAAAAGTATGTTTGTTTGGGAGATTATTGATATGAACGATAAGATCAATCAGCCGTACTATTATGATAATCCGGATGGATTGTTGGCTACTCAAACAAGATCTTTATATCAGTTATTACTTGATGCAGCTATTTCTGGAAAAATTCAGGAGGTATATGACGACGAGAACTTTGTAACTAAACTTTCTCCTGAAGGAATTCAGAAGAGATTGGAAAGTGTAAGAGTCTCTGATGCAGCTATTGACATTCTTAACTCAGGAAGACAATTGACTGAGCAAGAGAAGAAAGAATATACAGATATCTTTAAAACAACTACAGATAAGGTTAAGGTTCTTAAAATTATGGGTATGTGGTTTATCGATAAAAGAGATGGTCAAATGAAATACAGACCTCTTGGTATCGCAGCAATGGGTCCAGACCCTGCTGTTCAAGGTAGAACAGGACCAGACGGACAGCCTTTGGTTGGTGCTGACGAACTAATCGATTTGTTCTGGGTTTATTATCCTAGTGCAAGAGATGTATTAGCTAATAATTTTGTTTATAACAGAAAGAATTCATCTGCTGACCTTTCTTTCGATGATTTACTGAATGCAAGAAGATTTTCTTCTGTAATCTACAAGTCTTCAAGCGGTTTAGGAGATGGAGTTATTAAAGACTATATTCCTAGAAATGCTGAAGAGCAGATCGAAGAAAGCGACAGAATTAAGGAGCAAATTCTTCAAATGGAAAATGATATGTGGAATTACTAA
- a CDS encoding NAD(P)/FAD-dependent oxidoreductase translates to MENVDYIIVGDGYAGLFFAHQLIKNNKSFILFSEGKKSASQVSAGIINPVVLKKFTTFWKAQEQIDFLKHSLKEIETYTSQNYLIEAPIHRIFHDENEQNLWLKKSGNEDLQNFLDKKFDHLNIVKNDFLKGKVNQSARLDVNGFFNGLFSFLENEAKLIKEKFDYSKIDENSSTYKNFKFKNILFCEGMGVKDNPFFSDIAVIPNKGHHIKVKLSTPIPENITIKKKHFLFPTYNGLYFYGGTYDREQLHHHIDDSAVEQLVKGLSEFYPYDFEVSEVNFGFRPTVKDRRPIIGRHYQNKNLYVFNGLGARGILNGCYFSKSLYDFIENDVPLDEEVSLDRFK, encoded by the coding sequence ATGGAAAATGTAGATTATATAATTGTAGGGGATGGATATGCGGGGTTGTTTTTCGCTCATCAGTTAATTAAGAATAACAAGTCTTTTATACTGTTTTCGGAAGGAAAGAAGAGTGCTTCTCAGGTTTCTGCAGGGATTATTAATCCTGTAGTCCTAAAGAAATTCACAACATTCTGGAAAGCTCAGGAGCAAATAGACTTTCTTAAGCATTCTCTTAAGGAAATTGAAACCTACACAAGTCAAAATTATTTGATAGAGGCTCCTATTCACAGGATTTTCCATGATGAAAACGAACAGAATCTTTGGCTTAAAAAATCTGGAAATGAAGATTTACAAAATTTTTTAGATAAAAAATTTGATCATTTAAATATAGTAAAAAACGATTTTCTCAAAGGAAAGGTGAATCAATCTGCCAGACTTGACGTGAATGGATTTTTTAATGGTTTATTTAGTTTTTTAGAAAATGAAGCTAAATTAATTAAAGAAAAATTCGATTACTCTAAAATTGATGAGAATAGTTCTACCTACAAAAATTTTAAATTTAAAAATATACTTTTCTGTGAAGGAATGGGGGTGAAGGACAATCCATTTTTTTCTGATATTGCTGTAATTCCAAATAAAGGACATCATATTAAAGTAAAGCTTTCTACCCCGATTCCTGAAAATATTACGATCAAAAAGAAACATTTTTTGTTTCCAACTTACAATGGATTGTATTTTTATGGCGGAACTTATGACAGGGAACAACTTCATCATCATATAGATGATTCTGCAGTTGAGCAATTGGTGAAAGGATTATCGGAATTTTATCCTTATGATTTTGAAGTTTCTGAAGTAAATTTCGGTTTCAGACCCACCGTGAAGGATAGAAGGCCTATTATAGGTCGCCACTATCAAAATAAAAACTTATACGTTTTTAATGGTCTTGGAGCACGCGGAATTTTGAATGGTTGTTACTTTTCGAAGAGTTTATATGATTTTATTGAAAATGATGTTCCTTTGGATGAAGAAGTGTCTTTGGATAGGTTTAAATAA